One window of Dyadobacter sandarakinus genomic DNA carries:
- a CDS encoding efflux RND transporter periplasmic adaptor subunit: protein MDREVAPEYVKSARNKRWTAGLLALAVLAAGIFYFRKSLSGTIENARIRTAVVETGDVENTLTASGEVIPAYEQVFTSPIRASIRRVLLTPGSRVKPGQAIVELDKSLTQIEFEKYQDQLELKKNGIEQLRMKLNKNLFDAEIVDKIKLLNINKLQADFEDAKRLQKVGGGTAEDVTRAENQLKIAQLEKKQLENDLSYNRESMSASLKETELGARIEGKNLEEMQHKLKMADIVADRTGVLTWVNENIGSSVNEGEILAKVADLGSFRVEGSCSDVYADQVKAGLAVITRLNDNDLRGVITQVKPAVKDGIIQFVIQLDNAKSELLRPNMKVEVYVVTSKSTRTVRVANGPAFTGKRKQYVFVVENGRAVRREVETGLSNFDFVEIKSGLRPGDKVILTDMNSYEHLEQLTIQ, encoded by the coding sequence ATGGATAGGGAAGTAGCCCCCGAATACGTGAAATCCGCCCGAAACAAACGATGGACTGCCGGCCTGCTCGCGCTGGCAGTCCTGGCAGCGGGCATTTTCTATTTTCGTAAATCACTCAGCGGCACCATTGAAAATGCACGCATACGTACTGCTGTGGTAGAAACTGGTGATGTCGAAAACACCTTAACTGCTTCCGGCGAGGTGATCCCCGCTTACGAGCAGGTTTTTACAAGTCCCATCCGTGCCAGCATCAGGCGCGTTCTGCTGACTCCCGGCAGCCGGGTAAAGCCTGGTCAGGCGATTGTGGAACTCGACAAATCATTGACACAGATTGAATTTGAAAAATACCAAGACCAGCTCGAACTGAAAAAGAACGGAATTGAGCAGCTGCGGATGAAGCTGAACAAGAACCTCTTTGATGCAGAGATCGTGGATAAAATCAAGCTGCTCAATATCAACAAGCTGCAAGCCGACTTTGAAGATGCCAAGCGACTTCAGAAAGTAGGAGGCGGCACAGCCGAAGATGTGACCAGGGCCGAAAACCAGCTGAAAATTGCCCAGTTAGAGAAAAAGCAGCTGGAAAATGACCTCAGCTACAACCGCGAGTCGATGAGTGCGAGCCTTAAAGAAACAGAACTTGGTGCACGCATCGAAGGGAAAAACCTGGAAGAAATGCAGCATAAGCTGAAAATGGCAGATATTGTTGCCGACCGCACCGGCGTACTGACCTGGGTAAACGAAAATATAGGTTCATCGGTAAACGAGGGTGAGATACTCGCGAAAGTGGCCGACCTGGGGAGCTTTCGTGTGGAGGGAAGTTGTTCGGACGTATATGCAGATCAGGTCAAGGCTGGACTGGCCGTAATCACCAGGCTCAATGACAATGATCTCCGGGGCGTGATTACGCAGGTGAAGCCGGCCGTGAAAGACGGAATCATCCAGTTTGTGATTCAGCTGGACAATGCAAAAAGCGAATTGCTGCGCCCAAACATGAAGGTTGAAGTGTATGTTGTCACCAGTAAAAGCACCCGTACGGTCCGCGTAGCGAATGGTCCTGCTTTTACAGGCAAGCGGAAACAGTATGTTTTTGTGGTTGAAAACGGGCGGGCGGTGCGCAGGGAGGTTGAAACCGGGCTCTCCAACTTTGATTTTGTTGAGATCAAAAGCGGGCTGCGGCCCGGTGACAAGGTGATCCTCACGGACATGAACAGTTACGAGCACCTTGAACAGCTTACGATCCAATGA
- a CDS encoding asparagine synthetase B codes for MKRLIVPLVIFLGLSLNCMANRLLIPMDESQKNHLKAYGISYWILKNFEMEMDWLLNYRGGSFMVPYTQQFASEMTVRGVSFEVISEGQAGQILSQISAPDVNMDAVKLQKAPKIAVYSPKSKLPWDDAVTLVLTYAEIPYDVVYDDEVLTGKLPEYDWLHLHHEDFTGQFGKFIQYKDYPWYREQKREAEETAGKFQFNNVPAMKQAVARKIADFVTGGGYMFAMCNATDTFDITLAAEGLDIVETPYDGTPADPTANSKLNFDNTFAFRNFKTIATPYDVEFSDIDNQPEERNLLEPNDFFSLFQFSAKWDPVPSMLTQNHQTIIKGFLGQTTAFKNHLIKPEVIILAENKSVKEARYIHSTHGKGFFTFYGGHDPEDYQHRVGEEPTDLNLHPNSAGYRLILNNVLFPAAKKKKLKT; via the coding sequence GTGAAGCGGCTGATTGTCCCGCTCGTCATTTTTTTGGGATTGTCATTGAACTGCATGGCAAACCGCCTGCTGATTCCCATGGACGAGAGCCAGAAGAACCACCTGAAAGCCTACGGAATCTCTTACTGGATCCTGAAAAACTTCGAAATGGAGATGGACTGGCTGCTCAACTACCGGGGTGGCAGCTTTATGGTACCTTATACCCAGCAGTTTGCATCCGAAATGACCGTGCGCGGCGTGAGCTTTGAAGTGATCTCCGAAGGTCAGGCAGGGCAAATCCTAAGCCAGATCAGTGCGCCGGATGTCAATATGGATGCCGTAAAATTGCAGAAAGCGCCTAAAATTGCCGTTTATTCCCCTAAGTCAAAGCTGCCTTGGGACGATGCCGTGACCCTCGTACTTACCTATGCCGAAATCCCTTACGATGTGGTGTACGACGATGAGGTGCTGACAGGCAAGCTGCCGGAGTACGACTGGCTGCATTTGCACCATGAAGATTTTACGGGTCAGTTCGGAAAGTTTATCCAGTATAAGGATTATCCCTGGTACCGCGAACAAAAGAGGGAAGCAGAAGAAACAGCCGGCAAGTTCCAGTTTAATAATGTACCTGCCATGAAACAGGCAGTCGCCAGGAAGATCGCCGATTTCGTGACCGGGGGTGGGTACATGTTTGCCATGTGCAATGCCACGGATACCTTCGACATTACGTTAGCAGCAGAGGGACTCGATATCGTGGAAACGCCCTATGACGGAACCCCGGCAGATCCTACCGCAAACAGTAAGCTCAACTTTGATAATACCTTTGCATTCAGAAACTTTAAAACCATTGCCACGCCGTACGATGTTGAGTTTTCTGATATCGATAACCAGCCAGAAGAACGGAATCTGCTTGAACCCAATGATTTCTTTTCCTTATTTCAGTTTTCGGCCAAATGGGACCCGGTACCCAGCATGCTTACCCAGAATCACCAGACCATCATCAAAGGTTTCCTGGGGCAGACGACGGCATTTAAAAATCACCTGATCAAGCCTGAGGTGATTATCCTGGCGGAAAATAAATCTGTGAAGGAAGCCCGGTACATTCACAGTACGCATGGAAAAGGCTTTTTTACTTTCTATGGCGGTCACGATCCCGAAGACTACCAGCACAGGGTAGGCGAGGAGCCCACGGACCTCAACCTGCACCCCAACTCCGCAGGGTACCGGCTGATCCTGAATAATGTACTTTTCCCGGCCGCCAAAAAGAAAAAGCTGAAAACATAA
- a CDS encoding ABC transporter permease, giving the protein MNIRENVEEGLRSIQSNLLRTVLTALIIAIGITSLVGILTAIEGIRNSVNASFADLGANTFTVKNREDDNWRNGGRRNKQYPPVSFRQALSFANQFREGYQATASLSADIGGAVQVNYGSRKTNPNSSVVGSDEQYLQINGYKIDQGRNLDKNDMEKSLNVVVLGQEIAMKLFERRNPVNREITFMGSKYKVVGVLQKKGSLGGNNDSDRLLLIPLTNGRGLAANRALTYNVTASAPNISDGDFIVEEARGIMRRIRKDELGKEDSFTIDRADAMARDFDDISGYLRIGGFGIGIITLLGASIALMNIMLVSVTERTREIGIRKSLGATPQVIRLQFLIEAIVVCILGGIVGLILGIVVGNVISAVISSELSFVVPWLWMAIGILVCVLVGVLSGIYPAIKASRLDPIEALRYE; this is encoded by the coding sequence ATGAACATCCGCGAAAACGTTGAGGAAGGTCTCCGCTCGATCCAGTCCAACCTGCTCAGGACCGTCCTCACGGCCCTCATCATTGCCATCGGTATTACATCGCTGGTGGGTATTCTTACAGCGATTGAAGGAATCCGTAACTCGGTCAATGCCAGCTTCGCAGACCTGGGTGCCAATACTTTTACCGTGAAGAACCGTGAAGACGACAACTGGCGGAACGGAGGCCGGCGCAACAAACAATATCCGCCGGTAAGCTTCCGGCAGGCACTTTCCTTTGCAAATCAGTTCCGGGAAGGGTACCAGGCTACTGCCTCCCTCTCCGCAGATATAGGCGGGGCCGTACAGGTAAACTATGGTTCGCGCAAAACAAATCCGAACAGCAGCGTAGTGGGCTCCGACGAGCAGTACCTGCAAATCAATGGCTACAAGATCGACCAGGGACGCAACCTGGATAAGAATGATATGGAAAAGTCGCTGAATGTGGTGGTGCTCGGGCAGGAGATTGCCATGAAACTTTTTGAGCGGCGTAATCCTGTGAACCGCGAAATCACCTTTATGGGCAGCAAGTACAAGGTGGTGGGCGTATTGCAGAAAAAAGGATCTCTCGGCGGCAACAATGATTCCGACAGGCTGCTGCTCATCCCGCTTACAAACGGGCGCGGACTGGCTGCCAACCGTGCACTTACTTACAACGTGACGGCTTCCGCCCCGAACATTTCGGATGGGGATTTTATCGTGGAAGAAGCCAGGGGCATTATGCGCAGGATCCGGAAGGACGAACTGGGCAAGGAAGATTCATTCACCATCGACCGGGCAGATGCCATGGCGAGAGATTTTGATGATATATCGGGTTACCTACGTATTGGCGGCTTTGGGATCGGCATCATCACGCTGCTGGGCGCATCCATCGCGCTGATGAACATCATGCTTGTTTCCGTAACCGAACGTACGCGGGAGATCGGCATCCGCAAGTCGCTGGGCGCAACGCCGCAGGTGATCCGTCTTCAGTTCCTGATCGAAGCCATCGTTGTTTGTATTCTCGGGGGAATTGTGGGCCTTATACTCGGCATTGTAGTGGGCAATGTCATATCGGCAGTGATCAGCTCTGAATTGTCCTTTGTGGTACCCTGGCTCTGGATGGCGATAGGAATTCTGGTGTGCGTGCTGGTGGGGGTGCTTTCGGGCATTTACCCTGCAATCAAAGCCTCCCGGCTGGATCCGATCGAAGCGCTTCGTTATGAATAA
- a CDS encoding helix-turn-helix domain-containing protein, with product MSNHRFDSLSRLHKALDMPAPMHPLVTLINNAGGNIPLERLPSPHILNFYKISYKMNFQGKFRYGQHYYDFDEGGMFYVSPNQITGGHLPLSDQTGYTLLFHPDFLLGYELARKIKEYGFFSYSTNEALHLSEKEKTMIISVFQSIEEELKDRIDNFSQDVVISQIELLLNYSNRFYARQFITRKAVSTNLLQRVEEILSDCFQSTDVQKQGLPTVQFLAEQLNVSASYLSDMLRSLTGQNAQQHIHNHLIEKAKEQLSTTQASISEIAYDLGFEHPPSFSKLFKLKTNMSPLDFRRSFN from the coding sequence ATGTCTAACCACAGATTCGATTCTTTATCAAGGTTGCATAAGGCGCTGGACATGCCGGCACCTATGCACCCGTTGGTAACTTTGATCAATAATGCCGGAGGGAACATTCCGCTGGAAAGGCTACCCAGTCCCCATATTCTGAATTTTTACAAAATTTCCTACAAGATGAACTTCCAGGGAAAGTTCAGATACGGGCAGCATTACTACGATTTCGACGAGGGCGGAATGTTTTATGTTTCACCCAATCAGATCACAGGAGGCCACCTGCCACTCAGTGATCAAACCGGTTATACACTACTTTTCCACCCCGACTTTTTACTGGGTTACGAGCTTGCCAGAAAAATCAAAGAGTATGGTTTTTTCTCCTATTCCACCAACGAAGCGCTGCACTTATCGGAAAAGGAAAAAACCATGATCATCTCTGTTTTTCAAAGCATTGAAGAAGAATTGAAAGACAGAATTGACAATTTTAGTCAGGATGTTGTTATTTCTCAGATCGAGTTGCTGCTGAACTATTCCAACCGATTCTACGCACGCCAGTTTATTACCCGCAAGGCGGTAAGCACCAATTTACTGCAAAGGGTAGAAGAAATTTTAAGCGACTGCTTCCAGTCAACCGACGTACAAAAGCAGGGGCTTCCAACGGTCCAGTTTCTTGCTGAGCAGTTGAATGTCAGTGCGAGTTATCTGAGTGATATGCTGCGATCCCTTACCGGGCAAAATGCACAGCAGCACATTCATAACCATCTGATTGAAAAGGCAAAGGAACAATTATCGACAACCCAGGCCTCGATCAGCGAGATAGCTTACGACTTGGGATTTGAACATCCGCCGTCGTTTAGCAAATTGTTTAAGCTCAAAACCAATATGTCGCCCCTGGATTTCAGGCGTTCTTTCAACTAG
- a CDS encoding alpha/beta hydrolase family protein has translation MNQSKTPIMSFSPVVLEVPGRHVALEMKVSAPASGNNLPVILLSHGHGGSNFLSSYRGYGPVVDFFAANGFVVIQPTHQNSKALALPASLPEAPLFWSSRPADMTFILDHLDEIIATVPGLTGRVDKENIAAIGHSLGGHTVAMLAGMEVTDPATGKIVNVTEPRIKAPVMIGLPGGPEGLNGAARHHYPVMAASDFSSMILPALIVNGDKDKNLMFSDLDNWRADAFYQSPGPKDLLTVFGAEHIFGGISGYDALETSDEDPERVAFVCETILAYIRSTFDPSDSSWEEAKKSLNSVAGALGSIESKS, from the coding sequence ATGAATCAGTCAAAAACACCCATCATGAGTTTTAGTCCGGTTGTATTAGAAGTTCCCGGACGTCACGTAGCCCTTGAAATGAAAGTTTCTGCGCCTGCCAGCGGAAACAACCTGCCGGTCATTCTACTTTCGCACGGACATGGCGGCTCCAACTTTTTGTCTTCGTACAGAGGATATGGTCCGGTTGTTGATTTTTTTGCGGCAAACGGTTTTGTAGTTATCCAGCCTACGCATCAAAATTCCAAGGCACTCGCGCTTCCCGCATCGCTTCCCGAAGCACCCTTGTTTTGGAGTTCGCGCCCGGCGGACATGACATTTATCCTGGATCATCTGGATGAGATCATTGCCACCGTACCAGGGTTAACCGGAAGAGTTGATAAGGAAAACATTGCTGCGATCGGCCATTCCTTAGGCGGCCATACCGTTGCTATGCTCGCCGGCATGGAAGTGACGGATCCTGCAACCGGCAAAATCGTGAATGTGACAGAGCCACGGATCAAAGCGCCTGTAATGATCGGCTTACCGGGCGGTCCCGAGGGATTGAACGGCGCAGCGAGGCACCATTATCCCGTGATGGCGGCCTCCGATTTCAGTTCTATGATTTTGCCAGCGCTGATTGTGAATGGGGATAAAGACAAAAACCTCATGTTCTCTGATCTGGATAACTGGCGTGCCGACGCTTTTTACCAAAGTCCGGGTCCGAAGGATCTGCTGACCGTATTTGGTGCGGAACACATCTTCGGTGGCATATCCGGTTACGATGCGCTTGAAACAAGTGATGAAGATCCGGAGCGTGTTGCTTTCGTATGTGAAACCATTCTTGCGTACATTCGGAGTACATTCGATCCGTCCGATTCAAGTTGGGAAGAAGCAAAGAAAAGCCTTAACAGCGTAGCGGGTGCATTGGGCAGCATTGAAAGCAAATCGTAA